The Lacerta agilis isolate rLacAgi1 chromosome 5, rLacAgi1.pri, whole genome shotgun sequence genome has a segment encoding these proteins:
- the CNNM2 gene encoding metal transporter CNNM2 isoform X6 → MAAALPAAAVWLLTRPGGGGERETRVALRSPLLLPLLLGILLSRCLGEQPPRAASASASSSSSSLLPGASDSEETVIIGLRLEDTNDVSFMEKGVLRVSERSRVKLRVYGQNINNETWSRIAFTEHVRWRDGEGRRPPAEQEDGPAPVGSSSPAPQRCGIRTSDIIIQPHITLNRRTSGVIEIDIKPLRKTEKSKCYYLCTSVSSPAILGGPGSSAGGSGGGGSIIGPDGGPWTETTWIYHDGEDTRMIVGEEKKFLLPFWLQVIFISLLLCLSGMFSGLNLGLMALDPMELRIVQNCGTEKEKNYAKRIEPVRRQGNYLLCSLLLGNVLVNTTLTILLDDIAGSGLVAVVASTIGIVIFGEIVPQAICSRHGLAVGANTIFLTKFFMMMTFPASYPVSKLLDCVLGQEIGTVYNREKLLEMLRVTDPYNDLVKEELNIIQGALELRTKTVEDVMTPLRDCFMITAEAVLDFNTMSEIMESGYTRIPVFEGERSNIVDLLFVKDLAFVDPDDCTPLKTITRFYNHPLHFVFNDTKLDAMLEEFKKAKCLT, encoded by the coding sequence ATGGCCGCAGCGCTGCCCGCGGCTGCCGTCTGGCTCCTAACCCGGCCGGGGGGAGGTGGCGAAAGGGAGACGCGGGTCGCGTTGCGGTCGccgttgctgctgccgctgctgctgggcATCCTCCTCAGCCGCTGCCTGGGAGAGCAGCCGCCGCGCGCTGCCtctgcctcagcctcctcctcctcctcctccttactgCCCGGCGCCTCCGACTCTGAGGAGACCGTGATCATCGGGCTGCGGCTGGAGGACACGAACGACGTGTCGTTCATGGAGAAGGGCGTGCTGCGAGTGAGCGAGAGGAGCCGGGTCAAGCTGCGGGTCTACGGGCAGAACATCAACAACGAGACCTGGTCCCGCATCGCCTTCACCGAGCATGTCCGGTGGAGGGATGGCGAAGGCAGGCGGCCGCCGGCTGAGCAAGAGGACGGCCCGGCCCCCGTGGGCTCTTCCTCCCCGGCCCCGCAACGCTGCGGCATCCGCACATCGGACATCATCATCCAGCCGCACATCACCCTCAACCGCCGCACGTCGGGGGTCATCGAGATCGATATCAAGCCTTTGCGAAAAACGGAGAAGAGCAAGTGCTATTACCTGTGCACCTCCGTGTCCTCCCCGGCTATCCTGGGGGGGCCAGGGAGCTCCGCCGGGGGCAGCGGTGGGGGAGGGAGCATTATTGGCCCCGATGGGGGCCCTTGGACCGAGACTACCTGGATCTACCATGATGGTGAGGATACCAGGATGATcgtgggagaggagaagaaattCTTGTTGCCCTTCTGGCTTCAGGTGATCTTCATCTCCCTCTTACTGTGCCTCTCTGGCATGTTTAGTGGACTCAACCTGGGACTTATGGCCCTCGACCCTATGGAGTTGCGTATTGTGCAGAACTGTGggacagaaaaagagaagaattACGCTAAGCGTATTGAGCCTGTGCGCCGCCAGGGGAATTACTTGCTCTGCTCCCTGCTGTTGGGCAATGTATTGGTCAACACCACTCTGACCATCCTGCTCGATGATATTGCTGGTTCTGGACTGGTGGCCGTGGTGGCCTCCACTATCGGTATCGTCATCTTCGGTGAGATTGTGCCGCAAGCTATTTGTTCCCGGCACGGCCTTGCCGTAGGCGCCAACACCATATTCCTCACCAAGTTTTTCATGATGATGACCTTCCCGGCCTCCTACCCAGTCAGCAAGCTTCTAGACTGTGTCTTAGGGCAGGAGATAGGTACTGTCTACAACCGTGAAAAACTACTTGAAATGTTGAGGGTTACTGACCCCTACAATGACCTAGTTAAGGAGGAGCTGAATATAATTCAAGGGGCACTGGAACTGCGCACAAAGACGGTGGAGGATGTAATGACTCCACTACGGGACTGCTTCATGATTACTGCTGAGGCTGTGCTTGATTTCAACACTATGTCTGAAATCATGGAAAGTGGTTATACCCGTATTCCTGTATTTGAAGGGGAACGCTCCAACATTGTGGACCTCCTTTTTGTCAAGGACTTGGCCTTTGTGGATCCTGATGACTGCACTCCGCTCAAGACCATAACCCGTTTCTATAACCACCCGCTGCACTTTGTCTTCAATGACACCAAGCTTGACGccatgcttgaggaattcaaaAAAG